From Etheostoma cragini isolate CJK2018 chromosome 17, CSU_Ecrag_1.0, whole genome shotgun sequence, one genomic window encodes:
- the LOC117960518 gene encoding melanocortin receptor 5-like, whose product MADRNTVTTTVHVLSNVTGNTTTPTSVRIATVINWLTFCIGLPAIGLAMYTLKNLSKGDNKLPMHVMVLLVSDVISFFGRPSVNQNMGTGTVLSSDTTNFIFYFGIVTNITLMVFIAQERHVALAYPRCLGFCGTIKRSPPVVLLTWAAPLAVLALAMLQYKLWFAVCLLAPFPFLLFFAVDSWRALICSRSNPKTIERRRAVWGMAAIWANYTLLYVPFILSILLDALSFTEVVTYLELVSHLLLYLSPLVDPFLYIFMTKGFKEVLQALPCCQNIRQRENMRPTVDTVAETVETRL is encoded by the exons ATGGCTGACCGCAACACAGTGACAACCACTGTCCATGTCCTCAGCAACGTCACTGGAAACACCACCACGCCCACTTCCGTCCGTATAGCCACCGTGATCAACTGGCTGACGTTCTGCATTGGGCTGCCCGCCATTGGACTGGCTATGTACACCCTCAAGAATCTGTCCAAAG GTGATAACAAACTTCCTATGCATGTCATGGTCCTCCTGGTCTCTGACGTTATCAGTTTCTTTGGCCGTCCCAGTGTGAACCAGAACATGGGGACTGGGACCGTCTTGTCCTCCGACACCACCAACTTCATCTTCTACTTTGGTATCGTCACCAACATCACCCTCATGGTGTTCATAGCTCAGGAGCGCCATGTTGCCTTGGCCTACCCGCGGTGCCTTGGCTTCTGCGGCACCATCAAGCGGTCTCCTCCGGTCGTTTTGTTGACGTGGGCGGCTCCGTTAGCCGTCCTCGCCCTCGCCATGCTGCAGTACAAACTCTGGTTTGCGGTGTGTTTGCTGGCTCCTTTCCCCTTCCTGCTCTTCTTTGCCGTGGACTCCTGGAGGGCCCTGATCTGCTCCCGATCCAACCCTAAAACCATAGAGAGGAGGAGGGCGGTGTGGGGGATGGCTGCAATTTGGGCCAATTACACCCTACTCTACGTCCCCTTCATCCTCAGCATCCTCCTGGACGCGCTGTCCTTTACGGAGGTGGTGACGTACCTGGAGCTGGTGTCTCACCTGCTGCTCTACCTCAGCCCTCTGGTGGACCCCTTCCTCTACATTTTCATGACCAAAGGGTTCAAAGAGGTGCTGCAGGCGCTGCCATGCTGTCAAAACATCCGTCAGAGAGAAAACATGAGACCCACTGTGGATACTGTGGCTGAGACCGTGGAGACTAGGCTTTGA